The genomic region gtaaattaaGTTGAGTGAGtttaaaccactggagtcacacgGATGAAATTATGTCCATTCTACTATTCTGGACCTAGAAAGTAATGTAGCTCCAAATAAAGCGACAGAAAGCTCTATaatttcaaaaaatatcttTGTGTCCCAAAGACGAACAAAGGTCTCACATTTGTGAAAAAAACATTAGGATAAGTGCCATTTGTGTGTAAAAACCCTTTAGCCACTCCCCTCCAACAGTCAATCTGCTACATCAGACCCGTACAGTCTGTAAGAGCGTGGGATGGAGCGGCAGTGCACCAAAATAAAACCTCTATTcaatattttgttttacttGGAAATATGTGGGATTTTAAATGAACATTAACAGTAAAGAAAATGCAAATGTATGACACttgcatcaggtcttaaagtgcctaatatacctgctgccaaattatgagatatTAAAAATAACCATGTCAGTTTTCCCCCATAGTATCGGTCAAAAATGCGGCCATGCTGAGTGGCTAGCAACTTTTGAAATCCACTCGCCACAGTGGCAGGTTAGCAAAACACaatgataaaatattaattaaatagacATTATCCATTTTCACGGTCATCCACATTTAGCCTGTAAGCTTGATAGGCTGTCATTAAAAAAAGGCTGTTTCATTAAAAAAGGAACAGTTTGATTTCCATTACATTAAGTTCAGCAAACcgaaatgaagaaaaaaaaaatcagccaaATGACAGGAACTGAGAAAAATGCAGACAACAGCTAAGTTGTGTTTGTCTTATGTTTAGTGAAATCTCCTGTGGGGCTATGCAGTGTGAATGCTCTATTAAGTCCAGCATTCAGATCGTCTCTCAACCACTGCAGATCGACAGGAGTATAAAAGGTCTCTGACGTCGGTTTGCTTGTGACGCGTTTTGTGTAGAAGACCTGAACAAACCAAAGGGAGAGAGAAGGGAAGGGCCAATCTGATTGCAAGTCATCGTATATCAAATTAAGCATCAGCTTCCTGTGCCAACTTAATTATATCATAAATTCATTCATCAACACTTAATTGAAGTAAAAACACAAGCTAAATCATTTGAAATAGCTTGTTTTAATTTACAGCTACAAAGAGGTAAAGCACCCaacaaaaactaaacaaaagcaCTATAACACGTATACATGTACATAGGCACATACAAAAACAAACTGAGCAGACaggaaagagaaaaagagatttAATGTAATTGTTCATTTCTGCTGTGAACTGCCGCAACACGTTGCAGTTATCAATATTCTGACTGTGACGAACAAGAGGAAAAAAAGTAAGGGAGGGGGAGGGTGCTTTGAATCAAACGGCAAAGCACTGTGCAAGTGTGCAAGGCGGAAAGTGAGCGAGCCAGGGAGCGAACCAAAGCGCgcatgagagagggagagagagagagagaaactgcACTGATGATCGACGCCAGCCTGCCACCACTCTGTAGCAGTGAGTGGCTGCAACAAAAGCACAGAATAACATCTCCGCTCCTCTCCTCTGCTTTTCCCCTCACTGCATCTCCCTTCCtcggtgcagagaacgccacaCAACACAGCAGAGCCACATGGAACTGCCGTCGCAAGTACAGCCGCTGCCTGCCATCAACAAGTTAGGGATGAAGGACCTTGAGTACTGAAAGAGGAATACGTGATCTTCAATTAACCAATTGAGCTGACATCATTGCGGTGGAAAAGGAAAGAGGGACGGAGGGATCTGATCAGCGGTGCTGCTTTGGATGCAAATCATCAACTTCAAATTTAAGGATTCTTGGAAGGCAAACAATGCTCATCTCTTTTTAATCTGGAAATTGAATAGCAGGACTGAAAAAAGGACAGAGCCCCCTAAAAAGAGAAAACAGCATCCCAGGACATGGAATTCCTGAATTCGGTTCAACTGGGGGGGCTCAGCAGTTCTTTATTTCTGAAGAGCTTGATTCCTCTTGTATTTACCCAAAAGGTTTTTTTCCCTTTGGATTTCTCTTCCATCTGGCTGCTCCAAAAGTCTGCAGAAAAAGACAGTTGAATGCAGCCTCCGATGTACACAAAAGAATGGGTAAGTTAGCCCTTTTATTCACAGAGTCTGGACCTGAATAGGCAATGTAGTGAATAGGAgagggtggggggtggggggagagagagacagtggCTGTCAGGGTCTCTAGAAACatctatatatttaaaatgcttTCCCCCTTTTTTATAGGTTTGTCATTTCCAGCAAAGGGGGAAAAAGCAGGATTACAAGCTACTTACAATCAAAATActacttaaaaataaataaaaggaaaataaaggcatgctcagttgtgtgtgtgtgtgtgtgtgtgtgtgtgtgtgtgtgtgtgtgtgtgtgtgtgtgtgtgtgtgtgtgtgtgtgtgtgtttggggggggggggggggtcatcataagaaaagaaagaaaatgtttaaGGACTATAAACCTAAAGCACCTGCAAATATAAACTAAATTTTGCAATACTGCAGTCCAAGCACATAAATGGATAAATGCCTGCATTCTAATGTCCTAAGCATAACTATCAAAAAAAATTAGCAATTAACTGAacagtcattttaaatgttcttAAAATTATTGGATCAACAAGCAGATTGCTTTTCCTGTTGACAAATATAGAGAGAGCGCATGTATTATAGTGGAAAAAATATTCTGTGTACTGCAGAGATTAGATTTCCCTCCCCCTGGTTTATTTTCTTATCTTTAAACCCACCTAGGTTTCCATTCAAGGTGGCCATTGGTGGGACAAGCACCAGCGGCACTTTGTGTGATCAGCATGCTACTGTGCCTCCCTCCTGTGTCATGCACAACCTGCCCCCAGAAATGCCGATGTGAAGACCTGCAGTTTTACTGCGACACGCAGGGGCTCCTGGCGCCCCCAGACGGTGTGGATAAAGGGGCCCTTGGACTTTCGCTTAGACACAACAGCATCAGCGAGCTCAGCTCAGACCAGTTCTTTGGTTTCACCCAGCTCACTTGGCTTCATCTGGACCACAACCAAATAACCACCGTGCATGAGGATGCCTTCCAGGGGCTCTACAAGCTCAAAGACCTTAACCTGAGCTCAAACCGCATCACCAAGCTGCCAAACACAACCTTCATCCACCTCATCAACCTGCAGATCTTGGATCTCTCCTTCAACCAGATGATGGCTCTGGAGCCAGAGCTCTTTCACGGGCTCCGGAAACTTCAGATCCTTCACCTGCGGTCAAACTCCCTGCGCACGACACCTGTGCGAGCCTTCTGGGACTGCCGGAGCCTGGAATACCTTGGCCTGAGCAACAACCGGCTCCGAAGCCTGGCCCGGAACGGCTTTGCCGGGTTAATTAAGCTCCGGGAGCTCCATTTGGAACACAATCACTTGACCAAGATTAACTTGGCGCATTTCCCTCGCCTGGTTGCCCTGCAGTTCCTTTATTTACAGTGGAACAAGATCAACAATTTAACGTGCACCATGGAATGGAAATGGACAACTCTGGAGAAACTGGATCTCACTGGAAACGAGATACGTGTACTCACCCCCGACGTGTTTGAGACTTTGCCCAGCCTCAAGATCTTGCTGCTGGATAAC from Pseudorasbora parva isolate DD20220531a chromosome 11, ASM2467924v1, whole genome shotgun sequence harbors:
- the lrrtm2 gene encoding leucine-rich repeat transmembrane neuronal protein 2, which produces MGFHSRWPLVGQAPAALCVISMLLCLPPVSCTTCPQKCRCEDLQFYCDTQGLLAPPDGVDKGALGLSLRHNSISELSSDQFFGFTQLTWLHLDHNQITTVHEDAFQGLYKLKDLNLSSNRITKLPNTTFIHLINLQILDLSFNQMMALEPELFHGLRKLQILHLRSNSLRTTPVRAFWDCRSLEYLGLSNNRLRSLARNGFAGLIKLRELHLEHNHLTKINLAHFPRLVALQFLYLQWNKINNLTCTMEWKWTTLEKLDLTGNEIRVLTPDVFETLPSLKILLLDNNKLTNLDTQTMDMWKSLTAIGLSSNLWECTKRICNLATWLSTFKGRWEHSILCHSPEYAQGEEILDAVYGFQLCQNFSAPVILTSTSTDAMLPEITSSLFGNMQTPTQDFYAEDFGSFTIVTTTTTTTQPPRTALATTMTVEGADVTEDYSAMDNTVLTQRVIIGTMALLFSFFLIIFVVYISRKCCPPTLRRIRHCTAIQNRRQMRTQQRQPMADLATQVPYNEYEPSHEEGALVIINGYGQCKCQQLPYKECEV